The genomic DNA GTGGGGGGGGCTCACCCCATCGGCAGGGCTATGTACCGTGCGTTTACGACTTTGGCACGCGCCGTTGCGCACTGTCTTCCGCGCGCCGCCCCTCCGGTCCCATTAACGCGCTTTCTCTCCCCATCTATCgtcatcgacctcgacgccgcccgcatcCCGCCCAGAGAACTCGACCACGGCCACCGCAGGAATCTACGAGCGAGGACACAAACGTAGCCGCCGGAAAAGTCGCAATTTTGACAACATCACACCCCACCCCCCCGAAAAGAAAGACAGAGCAGTCACGCTACGTACATCCCGTCCACCATGGTAAGCATATCatcctccctcgcctcctGCGATTGTCACGACGATGCCCCTCGAGACAACCCAAAAAACAACACTGACCAAGGCGCTTCCCCCTTCCTTAGCCCGCGAAACGGAAGCCGCCTGCCACGGCCGCAGCATCGTCCGACGCCCCGCGCCCGCGTGCCTCTAAGCTCGCCAAGGAACACAACATGTCGGCCCACGAAGAGCGCGAGATCCGTGAggccttctccctcttcgccgAGCCCATGAAGCGCTACCCCAAGGAGGGCGTCATCCCGACGGCCGACGTGCGGTCCTGCCTCGTGGCCCTCGGCATcccgccctcgtcgcgcAAGGAGCAGGCCGAGTTCGTTGAGATCCTCGAcccggacggcgagggctTCGTCGCGTACGagcccttcttcgccgtTTGCGCGCTCAAGTACCACCAGAGGGGACAGGGaggtggcgccgccgagaggcagagggaggtggacgaggccTTTGGGCTCTTCACgggggccggcgccggcgccggcgccggcgcctctGCCGCGGGGCCGAGGGACGTTATCACAATGGCGGACCTGAAGAGGGTCGCGAGCGTACTGAgggaggaagtcaaggaggaggtgcTGCGGGACATGATTctcgaggccaacggcggcgccggggtGGGCAGGGGGGTGAGGAGGGAAGAGTTCGAGGAGGTCATGCGCCGCGCAGGGGTCTGGCGATGATGAAGCCGAACGCTTCGGTTGAGATAACGATGCGAAGGGAAAGGGTCCGAGAGAATGGGGGGGATACGTTTGCGGTTCGATCTGGCATTATACCCACGGAGTCTGGCGTTTTGACCTTTGGACTGGATGCACGAGGAAGGGCGAAGGGAGCATCAATGTTGCTTTGGGTCGGGCCACGGGAGCCGCGCAGGGAGGTCTCGTTGCTTGTTAAAGGAAACATCACCTGGTGACGAGGGGCTATACGGGTTCTGTTAGGACTACTTACTGTAGGCTCGTCAAATTGGTGTGGTAGGTACTGGTAATATTGATTCTATCTGATCTCAGTGGCAGCCCCATGCGTCCGTTGTCGGTGGGCGCGGGGTATACCCCATTACCCCCGCGTGTATTTCCA from Colletotrichum higginsianum IMI 349063 chromosome 3, whole genome shotgun sequence includes the following:
- a CDS encoding Calmodulin; its protein translation is MPAKRKPPATAAASSDAPRPRASKLAKEHNMSAHEEREIREAFSLFAEPMKRYPKEGVIPTADVRSCLVALGIPPSSRKEQAEFVEILDPDGEGFVAYEPFFAVCALKYHQRGQGGGAAERQREVDEAFGLFTGAGAGAGAGASAAGPRDVITMADLKRVASVLREEVKEEVLRDMILEANGGAGVGRGVRREEFEEVMRRAGVWR